A window of Tautonia plasticadhaerens contains these coding sequences:
- a CDS encoding UDP-2,3-diacylglucosamine diphosphatase, with protein MADYFASDIHLKLEDRERSGRFASFVESLEPDDALTIVGDLCDFWFASRERGQDPMRCRGLRALAEFRGRGGRLAILTGNHDAWLGPLYCRVLGAEMVEEPLEASSHGVRLSAMHGHRLGARKPWKAAMEGRPFLLGFGAMPGPLARSLADRLILSNHRSLAETHRRHLVTYRDHARKVIESGRANLVLLGHVHDVFDEPVGDGRMIVLGDWIGGTSYVRVDERGVSFVADRPLASTMSVPSA; from the coding sequence GTGGCCGACTACTTCGCCAGCGACATCCACCTGAAGCTCGAAGACCGGGAACGATCCGGGCGCTTCGCCTCCTTCGTCGAGTCGCTGGAGCCGGACGACGCGCTGACGATCGTGGGGGACCTCTGCGACTTCTGGTTCGCCAGCAGGGAGCGGGGGCAGGACCCGATGCGTTGCCGGGGATTGCGGGCACTGGCCGAATTCCGGGGGCGGGGGGGCCGGCTGGCGATCCTGACGGGGAACCACGACGCCTGGCTCGGGCCGTTGTACTGCAGGGTGCTGGGGGCGGAGATGGTCGAGGAGCCGCTGGAGGCGTCGAGCCACGGCGTCCGCCTCTCGGCGATGCACGGCCACCGGCTCGGGGCGAGGAAGCCGTGGAAGGCGGCGATGGAGGGGAGGCCCTTCCTGCTCGGCTTCGGGGCGATGCCCGGGCCGCTGGCCCGGTCGCTGGCCGACCGGCTGATCCTGTCGAATCACCGATCGCTGGCCGAGACGCACCGGAGGCACCTCGTCACCTACCGGGACCATGCCCGTAAGGTCATCGAGTCCGGTCGGGCGAACTTGGTGCTCCTCGGCCACGTCCATGACGTGTTCGACGAGCCGGTCGGCGACGGCCGGATGATCGTCCTGGGAGATTGGATCGGCGGGACGAGCTATGTTCGAGTTGATGAACGTGGGGTGAGTTTCGTCGCCGATCGGCCCCTGGCTTCGACGATGTCGGTGCCATCGGCGTAG
- a CDS encoding (Fe-S)-binding protein, with protein MTTAVSSQRPESAPGADPTAASKAPRPTEAGVDLDWLAEKIDYRRFQECVHCGLCTASCPTYVETGNENDGPRGRIYLMRGIVDGRLSASDEVRRHLDLCLDCRACETACPSGVKYGQLIEPFKVALQQSAPPGKRSWLQALILRHLFPYGDRVRLALVPARLMQKVGLLDAAERIGLTKLLPPTLRRLQAMLPKLSGGGSRLPEVLPPIGPKRAKVALFLGCVADAMFPDTNAATARVLRRNGCEVVVPRAQACCGAIHYHSGIEGPAFDLARANLDAFDLDSVDAIIVNAAGCGAMLKDYGHLLPEADRERASKFAAKVKDVSEYLVQLGPIAPEHPVPYRKVTYHDACHLAHAQKVRAQPRQLLEMIPGLELVPLEETEICCGAAGTYNLTEPEMSERLGRRKMDHILATGAEAVVTGNVGCILQIARKAKEFGSGIEVEHPIDLLDRAYEGR; from the coding sequence ATGACCACCGCCGTCTCCTCCCAACGGCCGGAATCCGCCCCCGGCGCCGACCCGACGGCGGCCTCCAAGGCCCCCCGGCCGACCGAGGCCGGCGTCGACCTGGACTGGCTGGCCGAGAAGATCGACTACCGACGCTTCCAGGAATGCGTCCACTGCGGCCTCTGCACCGCGAGCTGCCCCACTTACGTCGAGACCGGCAATGAGAATGACGGCCCCCGGGGCCGGATCTACCTGATGCGGGGAATCGTCGATGGCCGCCTCTCGGCCAGCGACGAGGTCCGGCGCCACCTGGACCTCTGCCTCGACTGCCGGGCCTGCGAGACGGCCTGCCCCTCGGGCGTGAAGTACGGGCAGCTCATCGAGCCGTTCAAGGTGGCGTTGCAGCAGTCGGCCCCGCCGGGCAAGCGGAGCTGGCTCCAGGCCCTGATCCTCCGGCACCTGTTCCCCTACGGCGACCGGGTCCGGCTGGCGCTGGTCCCGGCCCGGCTGATGCAGAAGGTCGGACTGCTGGATGCCGCCGAGCGGATCGGCCTGACGAAGCTGCTGCCGCCGACGCTCCGACGGTTGCAGGCGATGCTGCCGAAGCTCTCCGGGGGCGGATCGAGGCTGCCCGAGGTCCTGCCGCCGATCGGCCCGAAGCGGGCGAAGGTGGCGTTGTTCCTGGGCTGCGTCGCCGACGCGATGTTCCCGGACACGAACGCCGCGACGGCCCGGGTCCTGCGGAGGAACGGCTGCGAGGTCGTCGTGCCCCGGGCCCAGGCGTGCTGCGGGGCGATCCACTACCACTCGGGGATCGAGGGGCCGGCCTTCGACCTGGCCCGGGCCAACCTCGACGCCTTCGACCTGGACTCGGTCGACGCGATCATCGTCAATGCGGCCGGCTGCGGGGCGATGCTCAAGGACTACGGTCACCTGCTGCCGGAGGCCGATCGGGAGCGGGCCTCGAAGTTCGCGGCCAAGGTCAAGGACGTCTCCGAGTACCTGGTGCAGCTCGGGCCGATCGCCCCGGAGCACCCGGTCCCGTACCGCAAAGTGACTTATCACGACGCCTGCCACCTCGCCCATGCCCAGAAGGTCCGCGCCCAGCCGAGGCAATTGCTCGAGATGATCCCGGGGCTGGAGCTGGTGCCGCTGGAGGAGACGGAGATCTGCTGCGGGGCCGCCGGGACGTACAACCTGACCGAGCCGGAGATGTCGGAGCGACTCGGCCGACGCAAGATGGATCACATCCTCGCCACCGGGGCCGAGGCGGTCGTCACCGGCAACGTCGGTTGCATCCTCCAGATCGCCCGCAAGGCGAAGGAATTCGGCAGCGGGATCGAGGTGGAGCACCCGATCGACCTGCTCGACCGGGCCTACGAGGGGCGATGA
- a CDS encoding FAD-binding oxidoreductase, giving the protein MNWPDAPNDLPLGDHRYASAVERPDSRDSLAEALGRLTAEGSAIYPQGGRTAIECGGVPDRPGTILDTTGLDRVVDYPAADMTITVESGVTLDRLRQALAAEGQRLTLEAPHPERATIGGVFATDSSGPRRFGLGRPRDQILGIAFASSTGELIRGGGRVVKNVAGYDFPKLLTGSMGSLGVIAELTLKTRPRPETSAIVWSSWTWAAKVESVLGALNASRSRPVAVELLNRPAAAAIAREAGLDLPAGGAVLAIGLEGSAEVVSWQVDALGGELVGDSGRVAVRAEGADRLWAALVGHPATGTTFTFKATLVPSALPAFVHAIDPEYWAVQCHAGNGIAWGLSRPDAPEDDLVADVGRLRERAIAAEGNLTLPRCPTDRKAGLGVWGAPRGDWELARRIKRALDPAGAMNPGRFL; this is encoded by the coding sequence ATGAACTGGCCCGACGCCCCCAACGACCTGCCCCTCGGTGACCACCGGTACGCCTCGGCCGTCGAGCGGCCCGACAGCCGAGACTCCCTTGCCGAGGCCCTCGGCCGGCTGACCGCCGAGGGCTCGGCGATCTACCCCCAGGGGGGCAGGACGGCGATCGAATGCGGCGGCGTCCCCGACCGGCCCGGCACGATCCTGGACACCACCGGCCTGGACCGGGTGGTCGACTACCCGGCCGCCGACATGACGATCACCGTCGAGTCGGGCGTCACCCTCGACCGGCTCCGTCAGGCCCTCGCCGCCGAGGGGCAACGCCTCACGCTGGAGGCCCCCCACCCCGAACGGGCCACGATCGGCGGCGTCTTCGCCACCGATTCGAGCGGCCCGAGGCGGTTCGGACTGGGGAGGCCCCGGGACCAGATCCTCGGCATCGCCTTCGCCTCATCGACCGGGGAGCTGATCCGGGGCGGGGGACGGGTCGTGAAGAACGTCGCCGGGTACGACTTCCCGAAGCTCCTGACCGGGTCGATGGGCAGCCTCGGGGTGATCGCCGAGCTGACCCTCAAGACCCGACCCCGGCCGGAGACCTCGGCGATCGTCTGGTCGAGCTGGACGTGGGCGGCCAAGGTCGAGTCGGTGCTCGGGGCCCTGAACGCCTCGAGGTCGCGTCCCGTGGCCGTCGAGCTGCTCAACCGGCCGGCGGCGGCGGCGATCGCGAGGGAGGCGGGCCTGGACCTCCCGGCCGGCGGTGCGGTGCTGGCCATCGGGCTGGAGGGTTCGGCCGAGGTCGTCTCCTGGCAGGTGGACGCCCTGGGGGGAGAACTGGTGGGAGATTCGGGCCGGGTCGCGGTGCGGGCCGAGGGGGCGGATCGCCTCTGGGCCGCGCTGGTCGGGCATCCGGCGACCGGGACGACGTTTACATTCAAGGCGACCCTGGTCCCCTCGGCACTCCCGGCATTCGTCCACGCCATCGATCCGGAGTACTGGGCGGTGCAGTGCCACGCCGGGAACGGGATCGCCTGGGGGCTGTCAAGGCCCGACGCGCCCGAGGATGACCTGGTCGCCGACGTGGGGAGGCTCCGGGAGCGGGCGATCGCCGCCGAGGGGAACCTGACCTTGCCGAGATGCCCGACGGACCGCAAGGCCGGCCTCGGCGTCTGGGGCGCCCCGAGGGGGGACTGGGAGCTGGCCCGGAGGATCAAGCGGGCCCTCGACCCCGCCGGGGCGATGAATCCGGGCCGCTTCCTCTGA
- a CDS encoding MBL fold metallo-hydrolase produces MALGFTVLASGSKGNASLVRVDGAGILIDSGLGPRSLSRRLEAVGAECGSLRAVILTHTHGDHANDLTLRWMARHGIPLHCHPGHLDEAGHRPGFRELAGAGLIRTFDDRPFLVAPGLWAEPFELTHSGPTFGFRLEGREGRKGRPSRIGYLTDTGCWCDRVADALADVDLLGVEFNHDEQMQRCSGRSPALIWRNLGDRGHLSNAQGAGLLSAVLDRSAPGTLRHVVLLHLSDDCNRPALAVEVARDALMRSDRRATVLAASQAVPLDPLLVRPARRPRAAVPVGFPWES; encoded by the coding sequence ATGGCGCTGGGGTTCACCGTCCTGGCCAGCGGCTCGAAGGGGAATGCGTCGCTGGTCCGCGTGGACGGGGCGGGCATCCTGATCGACTCGGGCCTGGGACCCCGATCGCTGTCCCGACGGCTGGAAGCGGTCGGGGCCGAGTGCGGGTCGCTGCGGGCGGTCATCCTCACCCACACCCACGGCGACCACGCGAACGACCTGACCCTGCGCTGGATGGCCCGCCACGGCATCCCGCTGCACTGCCACCCCGGGCATCTCGACGAGGCCGGGCATCGGCCCGGCTTCCGGGAGTTGGCCGGGGCCGGGCTGATCCGGACGTTCGACGACCGGCCCTTCCTGGTCGCCCCGGGGCTCTGGGCCGAGCCGTTCGAGCTGACGCACAGCGGCCCGACCTTCGGCTTCCGCCTCGAAGGGCGGGAGGGCCGCAAGGGCCGGCCGTCGAGGATCGGCTATTTGACCGACACCGGGTGCTGGTGCGACCGCGTGGCCGACGCGCTGGCCGACGTCGACCTGCTCGGGGTCGAGTTCAACCACGACGAGCAGATGCAGCGGTGCTCGGGGCGGTCCCCGGCCCTGATCTGGAGGAACCTCGGCGACCGGGGGCACCTGTCCAACGCCCAGGGGGCGGGGCTGCTCTCGGCGGTCCTCGACCGATCGGCCCCGGGGACGCTCCGTCACGTCGTCCTGCTGCACCTGAGCGATGACTGCAACCGGCCGGCCCTGGCGGTCGAGGTCGCCCGGGACGCCCTGATGCGCTCGGACCGCCGGGCGACCGTGCTCGCGGCGAGCCAGGCGGTGCCGCTCGACCCGCTCCTGGTCCGCCCCGCCCGGAGGCCGAGGGCGGCGGTGCCGGTCGGCTTCCCCTGGGAATCGTGA
- the upp gene encoding uracil phosphoribosyltransferase: MSLVFESNHPLVKQKVAALRAADTPPPAFRQLVRTLALLLGAEATVDLPIRPTTVRTPLGDAPGLELDGPVAIVPILRAGLGMADGLLDLIPEAQVWHIGLFRDEATLKPTEYYNKLPAHCRARVAMVVDPMLATGGSAVRACEILRDSGIRSIKFLCLIAAPEGIARLSEAMPDVPIHAGAVDDRLTDIGFIYPGLGDAGDRQFATG, translated from the coding sequence GTGTCGCTGGTCTTCGAGTCCAATCACCCGCTGGTCAAGCAGAAGGTCGCCGCCTTGCGGGCGGCCGACACCCCGCCCCCGGCCTTCCGGCAGCTCGTCCGCACCCTGGCCCTGCTACTCGGCGCCGAGGCGACGGTCGACCTGCCGATCCGCCCGACGACCGTCCGGACCCCGCTGGGAGACGCCCCCGGCCTCGAACTCGACGGCCCGGTGGCGATCGTCCCCATCCTCCGGGCCGGGCTCGGCATGGCCGACGGCCTGCTCGACCTCATCCCCGAGGCCCAGGTCTGGCACATCGGCCTGTTCCGGGACGAGGCCACGCTGAAGCCGACGGAGTATTACAACAAGCTCCCCGCCCATTGCCGGGCCCGCGTCGCGATGGTCGTCGACCCGATGCTCGCCACCGGCGGTTCGGCCGTCCGGGCCTGCGAGATCCTCCGGGACTCCGGCATCCGCTCGATCAAGTTCCTCTGCCTGATCGCCGCCCCCGAGGGGATCGCCCGGCTCTCCGAGGCCATGCCCGACGTGCCGATCCACGCCGGGGCCGTCGACGACCGGCTCACCGACATCGGCTTCATCTACCCCGGCCTCGGCGACGCCGGCGACCGCCAGTTCGCCACCGGCTGA
- a CDS encoding thymidine phosphorylase, translating into MTPRAVDLIRRKRQGGTLEPTEIRWLVDGLCSGSVPDYQWAALLMAVMWRGMDAEETEALTHAMMHSGTIVDLSMIPGRKVDKHSTGGVGDKTSLVLAPIVASCGLPVPMVSGRGLGHTGGTLDKLESIPGFDIHLDLDGYKRVLADCGLVLIGQTPEIAPADKRIYALRDATATVESIPLLTSSILSKKLAEGIDGLVLDVKTGDGAFMESLDDSRALAESLCRIGRGLGKEVVALITRMDQPLGKAVGNAVEVAECVRVLRGEGPEDLRDLSIALAAEMLVLGGVAESLEDGTELCFRSITTGAALDHFRRVVEAQGGDPRAVDDLTRLPVPTVLRDVPSPSAGVVTSCWARPIGHAAMLLGAGRARAEDAIDPAVGILLHKKLGDRVAEGEPLCTVLANAEGPVLDRALAEVAAAFEVGDGPVTVPDLIVERL; encoded by the coding sequence ATGACCCCCCGCGCCGTCGACCTCATCCGCCGCAAGCGACAGGGCGGCACCCTGGAACCGACCGAGATCCGGTGGCTGGTCGACGGCCTCTGCTCCGGCTCCGTCCCCGACTACCAGTGGGCCGCCCTGCTCATGGCCGTGATGTGGCGGGGGATGGACGCCGAGGAGACCGAGGCGCTGACCCATGCCATGATGCACTCCGGCACGATCGTCGACCTGTCGATGATCCCCGGCCGGAAGGTGGACAAGCACAGCACCGGGGGCGTCGGCGACAAGACCTCGCTCGTCCTCGCCCCGATCGTCGCCTCCTGCGGCCTCCCCGTGCCCATGGTCTCCGGCCGGGGGCTCGGCCACACCGGGGGGACGCTCGACAAGCTGGAGTCGATCCCCGGCTTCGACATCCACCTCGACCTCGACGGCTACAAGCGTGTCCTGGCCGACTGCGGGCTCGTCCTCATCGGCCAGACCCCCGAGATCGCCCCGGCCGACAAGCGGATCTACGCCTTGCGCGACGCGACCGCCACCGTCGAGTCCATCCCGCTGCTCACCTCCTCGATCCTCTCCAAGAAGCTCGCCGAGGGGATCGACGGCCTCGTGCTCGACGTGAAAACCGGCGACGGCGCCTTCATGGAGTCGCTCGACGACTCCCGGGCCCTAGCCGAGTCGCTCTGCCGCATCGGTCGGGGGCTGGGAAAGGAGGTCGTCGCCCTGATCACCCGGATGGACCAGCCGCTCGGCAAGGCCGTCGGCAACGCCGTCGAGGTGGCCGAATGCGTCCGGGTCCTCCGGGGCGAGGGCCCCGAGGACCTCCGGGACCTCTCCATCGCCCTCGCCGCCGAGATGCTCGTGCTCGGCGGCGTGGCCGAATCGCTCGAAGACGGGACCGAGCTGTGCTTCCGATCGATCACCACGGGCGCCGCCCTCGACCACTTCCGGCGCGTCGTCGAGGCCCAGGGGGGAGACCCCCGGGCGGTCGACGACCTGACCCGGCTCCCCGTGCCGACCGTCCTCCGGGACGTGCCCTCCCCGAGCGCGGGGGTCGTCACCTCCTGCTGGGCCCGGCCGATCGGCCACGCGGCCATGCTCCTCGGCGCCGGGAGGGCCCGGGCCGAGGACGCCATCGACCCCGCCGTCGGCATCCTCCTGCACAAGAAGCTCGGCGACCGGGTCGCCGAGGGGGAGCCCCTGTGCACCGTCCTCGCCAACGCCGAAGGCCCCGTGCTGGACCGGGCGCTCGCCGAGGTCGCCGCCGCGTTCGAGGTCGGCGACGGCCCCGTGACGGTTCCCGACCTGATCGTTGAGCGCCTCTGA
- a CDS encoding purine-nucleoside phosphorylase — protein MLYSKASAAAEAVARRAPGHIDVGAVLGSGLGGLADRLADPVVIPYEEIPHFPAPTVPGHAGRLRIGSIGGSRVAMFQGRFHHYEGHDLDAVTFPIRVLQRLGVPRLVLTAATGGIRDDLGPGSIVCLSDHLNLLGRSPLRGANDDRLGPRFPDLTEVYASRLRSIAVEEAARLGLPLPEGVYACLPGPTYETPAEIRMLRTLGADVVGMSTVPEAIVARHGGQEVLGLVVVSNWAAGISPVPLSHAEVLEASHAVGGRLADLVEAVLLRLASDSPPPRTEAP, from the coding sequence ATGCTCTATTCAAAGGCCTCGGCGGCCGCCGAGGCCGTCGCCCGCCGGGCCCCGGGCCACATCGACGTCGGGGCCGTGCTCGGCTCCGGCCTGGGGGGGCTGGCCGACCGGCTGGCCGACCCGGTGGTGATCCCGTACGAGGAGATCCCCCACTTCCCCGCGCCGACGGTCCCCGGCCATGCCGGCCGCCTGCGGATCGGCTCGATCGGCGGGTCGAGGGTCGCCATGTTCCAGGGCCGCTTCCACCACTACGAGGGGCACGACCTGGACGCCGTGACCTTCCCCATCCGCGTCCTGCAGCGGCTCGGCGTCCCCCGGCTGGTCCTCACGGCGGCGACCGGGGGAATCCGCGACGACCTCGGCCCCGGCTCGATCGTCTGCCTCTCCGACCACCTGAACCTCCTGGGCCGGTCTCCGCTCCGGGGGGCGAATGACGACCGCCTCGGGCCCCGGTTCCCGGACCTGACCGAGGTCTATGCGTCCCGGCTCCGGTCGATCGCCGTCGAGGAAGCCGCACGACTCGGCCTGCCCCTCCCGGAGGGCGTCTACGCCTGCCTCCCCGGGCCGACCTACGAGACCCCGGCGGAGATCCGGATGCTCCGCACGCTGGGGGCCGACGTCGTCGGCATGTCCACCGTCCCCGAGGCGATCGTCGCCCGACACGGCGGCCAGGAGGTGCTCGGCTTGGTGGTCGTCTCCAACTGGGCGGCCGGGATCAGCCCGGTCCCCCTCTCCCACGCCGAGGTCCTGGAGGCCAGCCACGCCGTCGGGGGCCGGCTCGCCGACCTCGTCGAGGCGGTCCTGCTCCGGCTCGCCTCCGACTCCCCACCACCCCGAACCGAAGCCCCCTGA
- a CDS encoding choice-of-anchor Y domain-containing protein has translation MRPGLIPLVLCVLLGFVGRAESRGSIVLYDASTGDRPGDQPWLLYADNSFLPGTSISQEAVPGEGTRLVSNMAAAGGYSNVNPITSAPRNPDFPALDRSTGFEVGFDLLVTSESHTRSDRAGFSLIALAGDGLGIELGFWEGEIWAQETGFTRGEGVAFDATAGMASYALRVFGDSYALSASGTEILSGSLRDYSGAGFPPYTLGSFLFFGDNTTSAAADVTLGTIRLAVVPEPGSLALCSMAISAGLLIARSASRRGARRASP, from the coding sequence ATGCGCCCCGGCCTCATCCCGCTCGTCCTCTGCGTGCTCCTCGGGTTCGTCGGCCGGGCCGAGTCCCGGGGGTCGATCGTGCTGTACGACGCCTCGACGGGGGACCGGCCGGGGGACCAGCCCTGGCTGCTCTATGCGGACAATTCCTTCCTGCCCGGGACGAGCATCAGCCAGGAGGCGGTCCCCGGCGAGGGGACCCGGCTGGTGAGCAACATGGCCGCCGCCGGCGGGTACTCCAACGTCAACCCGATCACCTCGGCCCCCAGGAATCCGGACTTCCCGGCGCTCGATCGCTCGACCGGGTTCGAGGTCGGGTTCGACCTCCTGGTGACCTCGGAATCGCACACCCGATCGGACCGGGCCGGCTTCAGCCTGATCGCGCTGGCCGGGGACGGACTGGGGATCGAACTGGGCTTCTGGGAGGGGGAGATTTGGGCGCAGGAGACCGGGTTCACCCGGGGCGAAGGGGTCGCGTTCGACGCGACGGCGGGGATGGCGTCGTATGCCCTCCGGGTCTTCGGGGACTCCTACGCGCTGTCGGCGTCCGGGACGGAGATCCTCTCGGGATCGCTCCGGGACTACTCCGGGGCCGGTTTCCCCCCGTACACGCTGGGGAGCTTCCTGTTCTTCGGCGACAACACGACGAGCGCGGCGGCCGACGTGACCCTGGGGACGATCCGCCTGGCGGTCGTCCCCGAGCCGGGGAGCCTGGCGTTGTGTTCGATGGCGATCTCGGCGGGGCTGCTGATCGCCCGATCGGCCTCGAGGAGGGGCGCCCGACGGGCCAGTCCCTGA
- a CDS encoding NupC/NupG family nucleoside CNT transporter: MVRSLRLLPLIVALLSGGATAQEAGAGGTQDPNPSGISVDADGEVAGPGIGWGKAQGVLGILVFLGIAAACSENRRAISARTVLPGLGLQVALGLLLILVPAGRRAMQAASAFVVLILDCAVTGAEFVFGPQLVDPGGPAGFVFAFRVLPTVIFVAALFAVLYQVGVMQVVVRGFARVMARLLGSSGAESLNVAASLFLGQTEAPLTIRPFLAGLTRSELMVVMVSGMALVSGGVLGAYIEAGAEPGALLTAILMNAPASIVLAKIVVPETDRPETLGRVDADASPKDANVIDAAARGTREGLQLALNIAAILITFIALITLVDAGLLALGDALADWSGGRLPTEGLSLGAILGVLLAPAAWLIGVPWSDCVEVGGLLGSRLVLNELVAYGQLGEAASQLLPRSGTIATFALCGFANLSSIGIQVGGIGALVPERRPDLSRLGLRALLAATLANFLTASITGILLS; this comes from the coding sequence ATGGTCCGATCGCTGCGATTGCTTCCCCTGATCGTCGCGCTGCTTTCGGGCGGCGCCACGGCCCAGGAGGCCGGGGCCGGGGGGACGCAGGACCCGAACCCGTCTGGAATCTCGGTCGACGCCGACGGGGAGGTGGCGGGGCCCGGCATCGGGTGGGGCAAGGCCCAGGGGGTTCTCGGGATCCTGGTCTTCCTGGGGATCGCGGCGGCATGCTCGGAGAATCGCCGGGCGATCTCGGCCCGGACGGTCCTCCCCGGGCTCGGGCTCCAGGTCGCGCTGGGGCTGCTGCTGATCCTGGTCCCGGCCGGGCGGCGGGCGATGCAGGCGGCCTCGGCGTTCGTGGTCCTGATCCTGGACTGCGCGGTCACCGGGGCGGAATTCGTGTTCGGCCCGCAGCTGGTCGACCCGGGGGGCCCGGCGGGGTTCGTCTTCGCGTTCAGGGTCCTGCCGACGGTCATCTTCGTGGCGGCCCTCTTCGCGGTGCTCTACCAGGTCGGCGTCATGCAGGTGGTCGTCCGGGGATTCGCCCGGGTGATGGCCCGGCTGCTCGGCTCCAGCGGGGCCGAGTCGCTGAACGTTGCGGCCTCCCTGTTTTTGGGTCAGACCGAGGCCCCGCTGACGATCCGGCCCTTCCTGGCGGGGCTGACGCGGTCGGAACTGATGGTGGTGATGGTCTCGGGCATGGCGTTGGTGTCCGGGGGTGTCCTCGGGGCCTACATCGAGGCCGGGGCCGAGCCCGGGGCATTGTTGACGGCGATCCTGATGAATGCCCCGGCCTCGATCGTCCTGGCCAAGATCGTCGTGCCCGAGACCGACCGGCCCGAGACGCTCGGCCGGGTCGATGCCGACGCCTCCCCGAAGGACGCCAACGTCATCGATGCCGCCGCGAGGGGGACCCGGGAGGGCCTGCAACTGGCCCTGAATATCGCCGCGATCCTGATAACCTTCATCGCCCTGATCACCCTGGTCGACGCCGGGCTGCTCGCCCTCGGGGACGCCCTGGCCGATTGGTCGGGCGGGCGGTTGCCGACGGAGGGCCTGTCGCTGGGGGCGATCCTCGGCGTCCTGCTCGCCCCGGCGGCCTGGCTGATCGGCGTCCCCTGGTCGGATTGCGTGGAGGTCGGCGGCCTGCTCGGATCCCGGCTGGTCCTGAACGAGCTGGTGGCCTATGGGCAGCTCGGCGAGGCGGCCTCGCAATTGCTGCCGAGATCGGGGACAATCGCCACCTTCGCCCTCTGCGGGTTCGCCAACCTCAGCTCGATCGGCATCCAGGTCGGCGGGATCGGCGCCCTGGTCCCGGAACGGAGGCCGGACCTCTCCCGGCTGGGCCTTCGGGCCCTGCTCGCGGCGACGCTCGCCAACTTCCTGACCGCCAGCATCACGGGGATCCTGCTCTCGTGA